The Miscanthus floridulus cultivar M001 chromosome 17, ASM1932011v1, whole genome shotgun sequence genome has a window encoding:
- the LOC136517955 gene encoding cysteine-rich receptor-like protein kinase 25 — MAKVCPGQKSATLIYDACQLRHSNASFFGAVEASMVVWLANSQNATQQEQFTALLGALMGNVTGRTAYSSLRMFAVGSAAVTPFVNVYGMAQCTRDLAGDDCNRCLAGAVSFIPNCCDGRQGARIVYPSCSIRFEVYPFYNLQAAEAAMSPAPAPSPGGGSVNGSDQSGQGKSGSNHTVRTALLVAISVAVALLLVAIFLFLCKRNREPHKHVQVASTGYGDEEDMRSSESLLYDLSTLRAATQCRP, encoded by the exons ATGGCCAAGGTGTGCCCCGGTCAGAAGAGCGCCACGCTCATCTACGACGCGTGCCAGCTGCGGCACTCCAACGCGAGCTTCTTTGGCGCCGTCGAAGCGTCGATGGTGGTCTGGCTGGCGAACTCGCAGAACGCGACGCAGCAGGAGCAATTCACGGCCCTGCTCGGCGCGCTCATGGGCAACGTCACGGGGAGGACGGCGTACTCGTCCCTGCGGATGTTCGCGGTCGGCTCCGCCGCGGTGACGCCCTTCGTGAACGTCTACGGCATGGCGCAGTGCACGCGGGACCTCGCCGGCGACGACTGCAACCGCTGCCTGGCCGGCGCCGTCTCGTTCATCCCGAACTGCTGCGACGGCAGGCAAGGCGCCCGCATCGTGTACCCGAGCTGCTCCATCCGGTTCGAGGTGTACCCGTTCTACAACTTGCAGGCTGCCGAGGCGGCGATGTCGCCGGCACCGGCACCATCCCCGGGAGGCGGATCCGTCAACGGCAGCGACCAGTCGGGCCAAGGAAAAAGCG GGAGCAATCACACGGTCCGGACAGCTCTTCTTGTGGCAATTTCTGTCGCTGTCGCGTTGCTGCTTGTTGCtatcttcctcttcctctgcaAGAGAAACAGAGAACCGCACAAGCATGTGCAGGTTGCAAGCACCG GATATGGAGATGAAGAAGACATGAGAAGCTCAGAGTCTCTCCTCTATGATTTGAGCACCCTACGAGCTGCCACccagtgccggccctaa